CCGTGCCGCGCGTCCAGGCCTTGAGGGTCCCCGGGACGTCCGTGACGATGTCCTTGGCCTCGAGGAGCTCGTACCCCTCGGCATAGGCCTGCATGAGGCCGTACTCGATGCCGTTGTGGACCATCTTCGCGTAGTGCCCGGCCCCCACGGCCCCGGCGTGCACGAAGCCCTCCTCCCGCGGTCCGTCCGGCCGGAGCGCGTCGAAGACCGGCATCGCGGCCTCGACGAGCGCCGCGTCACCGCCCACCATGAGGCCGTAGCCGTTCTCGAGGCCCCAGATGCCTCCCGAGACGCCCACGTCCAGGTACCCGATGCCCAGGGGAGCGAGCTCCGCGGCGTGCACGGCGTCGTCCGAGAAGTGGGAGTTCCCGCCCTCGATGACGACGTCTCCGTCCGTGAGCAGTCCCGCGAGCTCGGTCACCACGCTGCGCGTGATCGGCCCGGACGGGACCATGACCCACACGAACCGCTGCCCCGGCGGAAGAGCTGCGACCAGCTCGGAGAGCGAGGCGACGTCCGACACCTCGGGGTTCTGGTCGAACCCCGTGACCTCGATGCCGCCCGCGCGCAGACGGGTGCGCATGTTCGCGCCCATCTTGCCGAGTCCGACCAGACCGATGTGGGTGACCATCGCGTGCCTCCGTACCGTTGAGCTCGTGCCGTGCGCGGGCCAGCCGCCGCTAGCTCGCGAAGCGGATGGGGACCAGCAGGTAGCGGTAGTGCGACGAGTCCTCGCCGTCCAGCGACTCCTGACCGGTGAACTCGACCGGCTTGTTGGGGTGCGTGAAGCTCAGACGGACGAAGTCCGTCCCCAGCGCGCCCAGGCCGTCGAGCAGGAACTGCGGGTTGAACGCGACCGAGATCTCCTCGCCCACCAGGACGGCCTCGAGGGCCTCCGACGCCTGCGCGTCGTCCCCCTGGCCCGCGTCGAGCACGACCTGCCCGTCCGTGAACGACAGGCGGATCGGGGTGTTGCGCTCCGCGACGAGCGAGACGCGCTTGGCCGCGTCGATCAGCGGTGCGGTCGCCATGACCGCGTGGATCGGGGTCTCGTCGGGGAAGAGCCGACGGACCGCCGGGTAGTCGCCGTCCACGAGCTGCGACGTCGTGTGGCGGCCACCCGCCTCGAAGCCGATGAGGTCGACGCCCGTGCCCGCCGTGAGGCCCACGTTGACCAGGCCCGAGCTGCCCAGGGACTTCGCGACGTCGTTGAGCGTGCGCGCACGCACGAGGGCGACCGCGTTGAAGTCGGGGGAGGAAGGAGTCCACGTGAGCTCACGCAGCGCGAGCCGGTAGCGGTCCGTCGCGAGGAGCGTGATGCGCTCGCCGTCGATCTCCATGCGCACGCCCGTCAGCAGCGGCAGCGTGTCGTCGCGGCTCGCGGCCACCGTCACCTGGGCCACGGCGTGCGTCAGCTCGTCGCCCGAGACGGTGCCGGACAGCTCCGGCATGGCCGGCAGCGCCGGGTAGTCCTCGACCGGCATGGTGAGGAGCGTGAAACGGCTCGCGCCGCACGTGACGATCACCTTGTTGCCCTCGACCGCGAAGTCGACCGGCTTGGCGGGCAGAGCGCGGGAGATCTCCGCGAGCAGACGGCCGGAGACCAGGACCGTCCCCGGCTCGACGACCTCGGCAGGGATCTCGGAGCGTGCGGACACCTCGTAGTCGAAGCTCGACAGCCCGATGGTGCCCACCGCGTCGGCCTCGATGCGTACCCCTGCAAGAACGGGCGCCGGAGGCCGCGTCGGCAACGTACGGGCCGTCCAGGTCACTGCGTCGGCCAGGACATCACGCTCAACCCGGAACTTCATCCCACACCCTCTCGTCCATGGATCGATCTTCACATGTCAGGCACTCGACCGCGCGGTACACAGGGGTGAGTTCGCTTGTGCATGAAGACCGCACGTCGCTGTTCCTCGCGTCGTCCCCCTCACCGTCGGGGAGGACGAGACCTGTTCGGGTCGCCGTGCCCGCATGAACCCTACGCGAGTCCTGGCCTTGCCCGGTACCTCTGGCACGCTCTGTGGATCGGTGTCGATCCAGGGACCGCCCGGGCTTTCGTGTGACCGCGGTCACACGTGCGAGTTGAGGCAGCTCGAGCGGCTCGGGACCAGATGAAGGCGTGTGGATATTTCCTCTTAGAGATCATTCGTCGTAGTCATCGGTGTTGTGCAAAGTGTGGAAAACGGGTCTTCGCCCTGGTCAGCGGCACATTCTGCGTGTGGACGAAGTGGGTACGAGCCTGTGGGTAAATCGCAGGCACTGTTGACGGCGAGTTGTCCACAGATCGCCGTCCACCGAGAGGACATCCTCTGTCCACACGATGTGGCCCTTCATCCACAGTTATCCACAGGCAGGTGCACAACCTTGTGGGGATCGCGGCCGCAGGGGGATCTGTACACAGCACAGAGTGCCCTGTACACAGGCGCTTGGGGACGCACAGCTCACGATCTGGGGACGGCTGGCGACGAGTGGTGGACATACCCCCAGCCCTTGTGGACAACTCTGGGGACAAGTTGATGTCCACAGGCACTTGTACACATGGGTGTGGTGCGCCTGTGCATCCACAGGACTGTGGAGAGACGTCCAGGCCCCAGGCGAGCGCCGTCGTCG
This region of Oerskovia jenensis genomic DNA includes:
- the gnd gene encoding phosphogluconate dehydrogenase (NAD(+)-dependent, decarboxylating); amino-acid sequence: MVTHIGLVGLGKMGANMRTRLRAGGIEVTGFDQNPEVSDVASLSELVAALPPGQRFVWVMVPSGPITRSVVTELAGLLTDGDVVIEGGNSHFSDDAVHAAELAPLGIGYLDVGVSGGIWGLENGYGLMVGGDAALVEAAMPVFDALRPDGPREEGFVHAGAVGAGHYAKMVHNGIEYGLMQAYAEGYELLEAKDIVTDVPGTLKAWTRGTVVRSWLLDLLVKALEEDPELGEISDWVEDSGEGRWTVDEAIDSAVPLPVISAALFARFASRQGASPAMKAVAALRQQFGGHAVKPAGGS
- the dnaN gene encoding DNA polymerase III subunit beta, which produces MKFRVERDVLADAVTWTARTLPTRPPAPVLAGVRIEADAVGTIGLSSFDYEVSARSEIPAEVVEPGTVLVSGRLLAEISRALPAKPVDFAVEGNKVIVTCGASRFTLLTMPVEDYPALPAMPELSGTVSGDELTHAVAQVTVAASRDDTLPLLTGVRMEIDGERITLLATDRYRLALRELTWTPSSPDFNAVALVRARTLNDVAKSLGSSGLVNVGLTAGTGVDLIGFEAGGRHTTSQLVDGDYPAVRRLFPDETPIHAVMATAPLIDAAKRVSLVAERNTPIRLSFTDGQVVLDAGQGDDAQASEALEAVLVGEEISVAFNPQFLLDGLGALGTDFVRLSFTHPNKPVEFTGQESLDGEDSSHYRYLLVPIRFAS